A genomic window from Streptomyces sp. WMMC940 includes:
- a CDS encoding N5-glutamine methyltransferase family protein → MVDQPLEELLRDAERVLADSGVWSPREDAETLAAHVLGLRESTLEPRLPIPAAAAGELRALVARRAGRIPLGHLTGRARLGGIDVTVNEHVFVPRFPTELLLAWGLSAVEKTEAPVVVDLCTGSGAVALAVGHARPDAAVHAVDLDEAALACARGNAAARERDGDTPITVHRGDVADSALLAGLDGRVDLVLANPPYVPLGTRLLPEWGEHHPRTAVFGGADGLEVIRAVVDCAARMLRPGGALAIEHGDAQIDVVPGLLHATGQFSGTEGHHDQENRPRYTTTFRKAQA, encoded by the coding sequence GTGGTCGACCAGCCGCTCGAAGAACTACTCAGGGACGCCGAGCGCGTCCTCGCCGACAGCGGAGTATGGAGCCCGCGAGAGGATGCCGAGACCCTGGCGGCCCACGTCCTGGGCCTGAGGGAGAGCACCCTGGAGCCCCGCCTACCGATACCGGCGGCGGCGGCGGGCGAACTGCGCGCGCTTGTCGCCCGGCGGGCTGGCCGGATCCCGCTCGGTCACCTGACCGGACGGGCCCGGCTCGGCGGCATCGACGTCACGGTGAACGAGCACGTCTTCGTCCCGCGCTTCCCGACCGAACTCCTGTTGGCCTGGGGGCTCTCCGCAGTGGAGAAGACCGAGGCTCCTGTAGTCGTCGACCTGTGCACGGGATCGGGAGCGGTCGCCCTCGCGGTCGGCCATGCCCGCCCCGACGCCGCCGTCCACGCGGTCGACCTGGACGAGGCCGCTCTCGCCTGTGCCCGCGGCAACGCCGCGGCACGGGAGAGGGACGGCGACACGCCGATCACCGTGCACCGGGGCGACGTCGCGGACTCGGCGCTGCTCGCCGGCCTGGACGGCCGCGTAGATCTGGTGCTGGCCAACCCGCCGTATGTGCCCCTGGGCACGAGGCTCCTGCCCGAATGGGGCGAGCACCACCCGCGGACGGCCGTCTTCGGCGGAGCCGATGGGCTCGAAGTGATCCGCGCCGTCGTCGACTGCGCCGCGCGGATGCTGCGGCCCGGCGGCGCCTTGGCGATCGAGCACGGGGACGCGCAGATCGACGTGGTACCCGGGCTGCTCCACGCCACCGGACAGTTCTCCGGCACCGAGGGACACCACGACCAGGAGAACCGTCCCCGTTACACCACGACATTCAGAAAGGCACAGGCATGA
- a CDS encoding prephenate dehydrogenase dimerization domain-containing protein — protein MSAAERSDPAIRRCVVAGGSGAVGQLFTALLADFGRDVCVVDPEPLTAGMPGVRHLKGDIAAPGRALSDELAATDLLLLAVPESVALAAMPALADALPSHTLLADTLSVKSRIAAAVADHAPGLQSVGLNPMFAPSLGVPGRPVASVVLHGGPLVEELLDLVAAAGGRIVRMDAERHDRLAAASQALTHATVLAFGQALSELDVDIEELAAVAPPPHATLLALLARIASGTPEVYWDVQFANPLADCARDALARGVDRLRGLAREGDEEDFAHHLDALSGVLGDRLPHLRDLCADLFTRMPGALPATPEEAV, from the coding sequence GTGAGCGCCGCCGAGCGATCCGACCCGGCGATCCGGCGGTGCGTCGTGGCGGGCGGATCGGGCGCCGTGGGCCAGCTGTTCACCGCCCTGCTCGCCGACTTCGGCCGCGACGTCTGCGTGGTCGACCCCGAACCGTTGACCGCCGGGATGCCCGGCGTCCGCCACCTCAAGGGCGACATCGCCGCTCCCGGCCGCGCCCTGAGCGACGAACTGGCGGCCACCGACCTGCTGTTGCTCGCGGTGCCCGAGTCGGTGGCGCTCGCCGCGATGCCCGCGCTCGCCGACGCCCTGCCGTCGCACACGCTGCTCGCGGACACGCTCTCAGTGAAGTCCCGGATCGCCGCCGCCGTCGCCGACCATGCCCCCGGCCTCCAGTCGGTCGGGCTCAACCCTATGTTCGCTCCGTCGCTCGGTGTCCCCGGCCGGCCCGTGGCCTCCGTCGTGCTGCACGGCGGCCCTCTCGTCGAGGAACTCCTCGACCTGGTCGCCGCGGCGGGTGGTCGGATCGTCCGGATGGACGCCGAGCGGCACGACCGGCTGGCCGCTGCCTCCCAGGCCCTCACCCACGCCACCGTGCTCGCCTTCGGCCAGGCCCTGTCCGAACTCGACGTCGACATCGAAGAACTGGCCGCCGTCGCACCGCCACCGCACGCGACCCTGCTCGCGCTGCTCGCCCGGATCGCCTCCGGTACCCCCGAGGTGTACTGGGACGTCCAGTTCGCCAACCCGCTCGCCGACTGCGCCCGCGACGCGCTCGCCCGGGGCGTCGACCGGCTGCGCGGCCTCGCCCGGGAAGGCGACGAGGAGGACTTCGCCCACCACCTGGACGCCCTGTCGGGCGTCCTCGGCGACCGGCTCCCGCACCTCCGGGACCTCTGCGCCGACCTGTTCACTCGTATGCCCGGCGCCCTGCCCGCCACTCCCGAGGAGGCCGTATGA
- a CDS encoding aminotransferase class I/II-fold pyridoxal phosphate-dependent enzyme, which translates to MTSRGQRADQHANWVSARIDKTTDSLDRAFDEGLTGHVITGREGKSVELVDGSEAVEFVSCSYLGLEQHPALVAAAQDALLRFGAHFSSSRNRMRPMYLGQLEELLGEIYGGQPVVPFTSVSNVHLGVLPLLGNGALPGYPVAERGPLFLVEKTAHASMQVLRGVMEQIGPVRRFDLSDPDSLAGRLAEAVADGRTPIALVDGVGSMGGLVDVVRFADALRRAGGLLYVDDAHGISIDGARGAGYAYEAFEGGLPDNVMLVGSLSKAFGGAGGFVVLPSQDDVRVLRKFANPLVFGHSIMLPLLAADAAAAELHLNGEVARLQERLWANAAHFDKLTEGRLVSAGQRSPIRGAHFGTEAAAFEAARRLRTAGILVLPAFFPTVAKGTGLIRFALSATHEVAHLETAVEALGPIEHTP; encoded by the coding sequence ATGACCAGCCGAGGACAGCGCGCCGATCAGCACGCCAACTGGGTCTCAGCCCGTATCGACAAGACTACCGACTCCCTGGACCGGGCTTTCGACGAAGGTCTGACCGGCCACGTCATCACCGGTCGCGAGGGCAAGTCGGTGGAACTGGTGGACGGTAGCGAGGCCGTCGAGTTCGTCTCCTGCTCGTACCTGGGCCTGGAGCAGCACCCGGCGCTCGTCGCGGCGGCGCAGGACGCCCTCCTCCGGTTCGGCGCGCACTTCTCGTCCTCGCGCAACCGGATGCGCCCGATGTACCTCGGGCAGCTCGAGGAACTTCTCGGCGAGATCTACGGCGGCCAGCCCGTCGTCCCCTTCACCTCCGTCAGCAATGTCCACCTCGGCGTGCTGCCTCTGCTGGGCAACGGCGCGCTGCCCGGATATCCCGTTGCCGAGCGGGGTCCGCTCTTCCTCGTCGAGAAGACCGCCCACGCCTCGATGCAGGTGCTGCGCGGGGTCATGGAGCAGATCGGCCCCGTCCGCCGGTTCGACCTGTCGGACCCGGACAGCCTCGCTGGGCGCTTGGCCGAGGCGGTCGCAGACGGCCGCACGCCCATCGCGCTCGTCGACGGCGTCGGCTCCATGGGCGGGCTCGTCGACGTGGTCCGGTTCGCCGACGCGCTGCGCCGCGCGGGCGGACTGCTGTACGTAGACGACGCGCACGGTATCTCCATCGACGGGGCGCGGGGCGCGGGATACGCGTACGAGGCGTTCGAGGGCGGACTGCCCGACAACGTGATGCTGGTCGGTTCGCTGTCCAAGGCGTTCGGTGGCGCGGGCGGCTTCGTCGTCCTGCCCTCGCAGGACGACGTACGGGTCCTGCGCAAGTTCGCCAACCCGCTGGTCTTCGGGCACTCGATCATGCTGCCGCTGCTCGCCGCCGATGCCGCCGCCGCCGAACTGCACCTGAACGGCGAGGTGGCGCGGCTCCAGGAGCGGCTGTGGGCCAACGCAGCGCACTTCGACAAGCTGACGGAGGGGCGGCTCGTCAGCGCCGGCCAACGCTCGCCGATCCGCGGCGCCCACTTCGGCACCGAGGCCGCCGCGTTCGAGGCCGCGCGCCGGCTGCGGACCGCCGGGATCCTCGTCCTGCCCGCCTTCTTCCCAACCGTCGCCAAGGGCACCGGACTCATCCGTTTCGCGCTCTCCGCGACGCACGAGGTGGCCCACCTGGAGACCGCGGTGGAAGCGCTCGGCCCGATCGAGCACACCCCTTAG
- a CDS encoding NAD(P)/FAD-dependent oxidoreductase: MPATTFEDNRVHDIVVVGNGSLGLSLGLTLARRGIRVAVLGQPHRPWAASSAAGAMIGTFGEVTTTLLKSDYGRTKLDWAYQASKLWPEWLAQLAPDSDGTDLLTADGTVVMLNAVGLPEIDTHNYKAIRSTLIEYGEKFEDIDAEAIEWLDAEPTGRPLQAMFLPNEHAVNAHELLTRLEKAFVAAGGTLVPEQATRVEHNGGSVTGVALESGTLLVTEQLVLAAGSASQTVLDTVPEQAARIPRLISGYGVSALVDTQDGTGPSSVIRTPNRAFACGLHVVPRGNGQVYVGATNIISPEPRETPLISDVLFLLNCADRQVRRDLGESGLRTLQVGNRPVALDGMPLLGETELGGLWMMTGTYRDGLTLSPLLAREMTALLLGEEPTIDLGMFRPVRAPIQPVSREEVVETTVTHMLATGYESNWNVPVEWPFTIEHYLRTAYTRIANEFDPTFTPPPELLASSRIHPSIAKALRDYYAASHAAAQG; the protein is encoded by the coding sequence GTGCCCGCAACCACATTCGAGGACAACCGAGTCCACGACATCGTCGTAGTCGGAAACGGTTCCCTCGGCCTGTCACTCGGCCTCACGCTGGCTCGGCGCGGAATACGCGTGGCGGTGCTCGGCCAGCCACACCGCCCATGGGCCGCGTCCTCCGCAGCCGGCGCGATGATCGGCACGTTCGGCGAGGTCACGACCACCCTCCTCAAGAGCGACTACGGCCGCACGAAGCTCGACTGGGCCTACCAGGCGAGCAAGCTGTGGCCGGAGTGGCTGGCCCAACTGGCGCCCGACTCCGACGGCACCGACCTGCTGACCGCGGACGGCACGGTCGTCATGCTGAACGCCGTCGGTCTGCCCGAGATCGACACCCACAACTACAAGGCGATCCGCAGCACCCTCATCGAGTACGGCGAGAAGTTCGAGGACATCGACGCCGAGGCCATCGAGTGGCTCGACGCCGAGCCCACCGGCCGGCCACTGCAGGCGATGTTCCTGCCCAACGAGCACGCGGTGAACGCCCACGAGCTCCTGACCCGCCTGGAGAAGGCGTTCGTCGCCGCCGGCGGCACGCTCGTTCCCGAGCAGGCCACCCGCGTCGAGCACAACGGGGGCAGCGTCACCGGCGTTGCGCTGGAGTCCGGCACCCTGCTCGTCACGGAGCAGCTCGTGCTGGCCGCTGGCTCCGCCTCCCAGACCGTCCTCGACACGGTCCCTGAACAGGCCGCCCGTATCCCGCGCCTGATCAGCGGCTACGGCGTCTCCGCCCTCGTCGACACCCAGGACGGCACCGGTCCGTCCAGCGTCATCCGGACGCCCAACCGGGCCTTCGCCTGCGGCCTGCACGTTGTCCCGCGCGGCAACGGCCAGGTCTACGTAGGCGCGACCAACATCATCTCGCCCGAGCCGCGCGAGACACCGCTCATCTCCGACGTGCTGTTCCTGCTCAACTGCGCCGACCGGCAGGTCCGCCGCGACCTCGGCGAGAGCGGGCTGCGCACCCTTCAGGTCGGCAACCGGCCCGTCGCCCTCGACGGCATGCCGCTGCTCGGGGAGACGGAGCTCGGCGGCCTGTGGATGATGACCGGCACCTACCGGGACGGCCTCACCCTCTCCCCGCTGCTTGCCAGGGAGATGACCGCGCTGCTGCTCGGCGAGGAGCCCACGATCGACCTCGGGATGTTCCGCCCGGTACGGGCCCCGATCCAGCCGGTCAGCCGCGAGGAGGTCGTGGAGACCACGGTCACCCACATGCTCGCGACCGGTTACGAGTCGAACTGGAACGTCCCCGTCGAGTGGCCGTTCACCATCGAGCACTACCTGCGCACGGCCTACACCCGGATCGCGAACGAGTTCGACCCGACCTTCACGCCGCCGCCGGAGCTGCTCGCCTCCTCCCGTATCCACCCGTCCATCGCCAAGGCGCTGCGGGACTACTACGCGGCGAGCCACGCCGCCGCTCAGGGCTGA
- a CDS encoding chorismate mutase family protein produces MTTTSSAEAGLAGMRAELDLIDVQLLDTLKTRIDICVRIAEFKREHDVPMMQPHRIGIVQQRAARFGAEHGVDGTFLRRLYDLIIEETCRVEDLVIDGPAMDDAS; encoded by the coding sequence ATGACGACGACCTCGAGCGCCGAGGCCGGTCTGGCAGGGATGCGCGCCGAACTCGACCTCATCGACGTACAGCTGCTCGACACCTTGAAGACCCGGATCGACATCTGCGTGCGCATCGCGGAGTTCAAGCGGGAGCACGACGTCCCGATGATGCAGCCGCACCGGATCGGCATCGTGCAGCAGCGCGCGGCCCGTTTCGGTGCCGAGCACGGTGTCGACGGCACGTTCCTGCGCCGCCTGTACGACCTGATCATCGAGGAGACCTGCCGGGTCGAAGACTTGGTCATCGACGGACCAGCAATGGACGACGCCTCATGA
- a CDS encoding MFS transporter, which translates to MKKSFVPPPGPPRTLAVAQLISRTGDGAYYVTAALFFTTVAGLSPAQLGLGLTIAWTVALVVGVPLGHLADRTGVRRSAVIFFACAALAVGSYLFVRSFPLFVLSASLYAVAQRSGSAAQQALLAGVVPKEQLTKVRAVLQASYNAGLSVGAALGGIVLLFDSRGAYLAAFALNSAAFAMAALVLSRVPSVPPSPAPAKGEKPQPVYKDRPYVAISLLNLVLVLHVPLIDVALPLWIVGHTEAPPWVLSVMFIINTLAVVFFQVRVARGVTGLTSAARYVVRGALLLGASCVVFAFSGSGGSAWTAVLLLVAAAAVQTMGEMVQMAGTWEISFGLAPDGKHGQYQAFFGSGLTIAEIVGPLALTGLLVYWGAPGWILLGALFVAAGLATVPVVRWGERALAARNAAAGTGSLGMSDNALVKD; encoded by the coding sequence ATGAAGAAGAGCTTTGTCCCCCCGCCCGGACCACCCCGCACCCTGGCCGTCGCCCAGCTGATCAGCAGGACCGGCGACGGCGCGTACTACGTCACCGCCGCCCTGTTCTTCACCACGGTCGCCGGACTCTCCCCGGCCCAGCTCGGCCTGGGGCTGACCATCGCCTGGACGGTGGCGCTGGTGGTCGGCGTGCCGCTCGGGCACCTCGCGGACCGGACGGGAGTACGCCGGAGCGCTGTCATCTTCTTCGCCTGTGCCGCCCTCGCCGTCGGCTCGTATCTGTTCGTCCGATCCTTCCCGCTGTTCGTGCTGTCGGCGAGTCTGTACGCGGTCGCCCAGCGCAGCGGCTCCGCCGCCCAGCAGGCCCTGCTCGCGGGAGTGGTGCCGAAGGAGCAGCTCACCAAGGTTCGTGCCGTCCTGCAGGCCAGCTACAACGCCGGCCTGTCGGTGGGCGCCGCCCTCGGCGGCATCGTGCTTCTGTTCGACTCACGCGGGGCCTATCTCGCGGCCTTCGCGCTGAACTCGGCCGCCTTCGCGATGGCGGCCCTCGTCCTGTCGCGCGTGCCGTCGGTTCCGCCATCGCCCGCGCCCGCCAAGGGCGAGAAACCGCAGCCGGTCTACAAGGACCGTCCGTACGTCGCCATCAGCCTGCTCAACCTCGTTCTCGTGCTGCACGTGCCGCTCATCGACGTGGCGCTGCCGCTGTGGATCGTCGGACACACCGAGGCCCCGCCGTGGGTCCTGTCGGTGATGTTCATCATCAACACCCTCGCCGTGGTGTTCTTCCAGGTACGGGTGGCACGCGGCGTCACCGGCCTTACGAGCGCCGCACGGTACGTAGTGCGCGGCGCCCTGCTGCTCGGCGCGAGCTGCGTCGTCTTCGCCTTCTCCGGCAGCGGCGGTTCCGCCTGGACGGCAGTACTGCTGCTGGTCGCCGCCGCGGCGGTGCAGACGATGGGCGAGATGGTGCAGATGGCCGGCACCTGGGAGATCAGTTTCGGCCTCGCGCCAGACGGCAAGCACGGCCAGTACCAGGCCTTCTTCGGGTCCGGTCTCACCATCGCCGAGATCGTCGGACCGCTCGCGCTGACCGGGCTGCTCGTCTACTGGGGTGCACCCGGCTGGATCCTGCTCGGCGCGCTGTTCGTCGCCGCGGGCCTCGCGACCGTGCCGGTGGTGCGCTGGGGCGAGCGCGCCCTCGCCGCGAGGAACGCCGCGGCCGGGACCGGGTCGCTCGGCATGTCCGACAACGCACTGGTGAAGGACTGA
- the pabB gene encoding aminodeoxychorismate synthase component I, with protein sequence MNGPVRTLLVDNYDSFTYNLYQLLGEVNGQPPVVVRNDVDWTTLHLGDYDNIVISPGPGRPDRERDFGVSSRAILDSGLPVLGVCLGHQGIAALFGGTVEHAAEPMHGRLSRIRHNGEDLFAGLPSQFDVVRYHSLAATALSGDLEGVAWTEDGVLMGLRHRSRPLWGVQFHPESISSEYGRELLANFRDLTLERREPTAAAPPSAYHLNVRALDLVPDTEEAYTELFGDRPHSFWLDSGSHADGDSRFSILGDGSGPLAEYVTYRVATRTVRVERAGRSHKLVVRGFFDYLDAELRRRALPVDARLPFSFNLGYVGYLGYELKAESGATAAHTAATPDAALLFADRAVVVDHAERRTYLLCLSTEAADPEATKWLDAMEIRLALLPSEKVRERRPLTEATPLAATSLVQRHSEQEYLARIGECLEEIHNGESYEICLTNTVSTTATLDPLGTYRLMRAISPVPYGALLSFPGVAVLSASPERFLTIGTDRVAESKPIKGTRPRAANPEEDRALREGLLASEKDRAENLMIVDLLRNDLNTVCEVGSVHVPKLFDVETYAPVHQLVSTVRGTLRNGVSAVDCVRASFPGGSMTGAPKLRTMEIIDRLEEGPRGVYSGALGWFSLGGAADLSIVIRTIVATGDGASFGVGGAVIALSDPADEFEETLVKSRIMTAAIATGSMPVRAGTVNA encoded by the coding sequence ATGAACGGCCCCGTCCGCACCCTCCTCGTAGACAACTACGATTCTTTCACCTACAACCTCTACCAACTCCTCGGAGAGGTGAACGGGCAGCCGCCCGTGGTCGTCCGCAACGACGTCGACTGGACCACTCTGCACCTGGGGGACTACGACAACATCGTCATTTCCCCCGGCCCGGGACGCCCGGACCGCGAGCGCGACTTCGGCGTGAGCAGCCGGGCGATCCTCGACTCCGGGCTGCCCGTCCTCGGCGTCTGCCTCGGCCATCAGGGCATCGCCGCCCTGTTCGGCGGCACCGTCGAGCACGCCGCCGAGCCTATGCACGGCCGGCTCTCCCGGATCCGGCACAACGGCGAGGACCTCTTCGCCGGGCTGCCGTCGCAGTTCGACGTGGTTCGCTACCACTCCCTCGCCGCCACCGCGCTCTCCGGCGACCTCGAAGGGGTCGCCTGGACCGAGGACGGCGTTCTCATGGGACTGCGCCATCGGAGCCGCCCCCTGTGGGGCGTCCAGTTCCACCCCGAGTCGATCTCCAGCGAGTACGGCCGTGAACTGCTCGCCAACTTCCGCGACCTGACCCTGGAGCGTCGGGAGCCGACTGCGGCGGCGCCCCCGTCGGCGTACCACCTGAACGTCCGCGCTCTGGACCTGGTGCCCGACACGGAGGAGGCGTACACCGAGCTGTTCGGGGACCGTCCGCACAGCTTCTGGCTCGACAGCGGCTCCCACGCCGACGGCGACTCCCGCTTCTCCATTCTCGGTGACGGAAGCGGTCCGCTCGCCGAGTACGTCACCTACCGAGTGGCCACCCGCACCGTGCGCGTCGAGCGTGCGGGCCGTTCCCACAAACTCGTGGTCCGGGGGTTCTTCGACTACCTCGACGCCGAACTGCGGCGGCGCGCGCTGCCCGTCGACGCCCGGCTGCCGTTCTCCTTCAACCTCGGCTACGTCGGCTACCTCGGTTACGAGCTGAAGGCCGAGTCCGGGGCCACGGCCGCGCACACCGCCGCCACCCCAGACGCGGCCCTGCTCTTTGCCGACCGGGCCGTCGTCGTTGACCACGCCGAGCGCCGCACGTACCTGCTCTGCCTCAGCACCGAAGCGGCCGACCCTGAGGCCACCAAGTGGCTCGACGCCATGGAGATCCGGCTCGCGCTGCTGCCCTCCGAAAAGGTCCGGGAACGCCGGCCGCTCACCGAGGCGACCCCGCTCGCCGCGACCTCGCTGGTGCAGCGGCACAGCGAGCAGGAGTATCTGGCGCGAATCGGCGAGTGCCTGGAGGAGATCCACAACGGCGAGTCCTACGAGATCTGTCTGACCAACACGGTCTCCACGACCGCCACCCTCGACCCGCTGGGCACCTATCGGTTGATGCGGGCGATCAGCCCTGTCCCGTACGGCGCGCTGCTCTCCTTCCCCGGTGTCGCCGTCCTCAGCGCTTCCCCGGAACGGTTCCTGACCATCGGCACGGACCGGGTCGCCGAATCGAAGCCGATCAAGGGAACCCGGCCGCGCGCCGCCAACCCCGAGGAGGACCGGGCGCTGCGCGAGGGGCTGTTGGCCAGCGAGAAGGATCGCGCCGAGAACCTGATGATCGTGGACCTGCTCCGCAACGACCTCAACACCGTGTGCGAGGTCGGCTCGGTGCACGTGCCCAAGCTCTTCGACGTGGAGACGTACGCCCCCGTGCACCAGCTCGTCAGCACCGTGCGGGGCACACTGCGCAACGGCGTATCGGCGGTGGACTGCGTGCGGGCCTCCTTCCCCGGGGGTTCGATGACCGGCGCGCCCAAGCTGCGCACCATGGAGATCATCGACCGTCTCGAGGAGGGGCCGCGCGGGGTGTACTCGGGCGCTCTCGGCTGGTTCTCGCTCGGCGGCGCCGCCGACCTCAGCATCGTCATACGGACGATCGTGGCCACCGGCGACGGCGCGTCGTTCGGCGTCGGCGGAGCGGTCATCGCGCTGTCCGACCCTGCCGACGAGTTCGAGGAGACCCTGGTCAAGTCGCGGATCATGACCGCCGCCATCGCCACCGGCAGTATGCCGGTCCGGGCCGGGACGGTGAACGCGTGA